The following DNA comes from Streptomyces sp. Ag109_O5-10.
GCGAAAGCCGCCTCCCGCTGGCCGCGTTCGACGCTGTTCACCCCGGAGCGGAACACCTCGGCGAGCACCGAGCCGTTGTAGAGGGTGAGTCCGGCGACCAGGGCGGGCAGGGGCTGGACCTTCAGCGCCACGAAGACGAAGAAGATCATGACCAGGACGGGCATGGCGCGAAAGAACTCCACGACGACGACGGCGAGCAGACGCACCGGCCGGTGCTCGGAGAGCCGTCCGGTGGCCAGCAGGCCGCCCAGCGCCAGGGAGAGGACGGCCGCCGTCGCGAAGGCCTTGAGCGTGTTGCCGAGACCGCGCAGGAGGAGCTTCTGGATCCCCTCGTAGGCGAAGGGCATCCACTTGGTGGGCGTGAACTGGCCGGCGGCGAGCAGGAGGTGGAGGATCCAGGCGAGCAGGGCCACGAGGACGGCGGCCGCGAGGACGCCGTACACCGCGTGCCGCCTTCTGGTGACGGGCCCCGGGATGTCGTAGAGGGCGGTGGCCTCGGTCATCGGGCGACTCCCCAGATGCGCTCCATCAGGTGGAACAGGGCGCTGATGGCGAGGGTGACGATCAGGTAGCCGACGGCGATCCACACGAAGATCCAGACGATGTTGTAGCCGAGTTCGCTCAGTGTCCGGTAGGTGCCGAGGAGTTCGGTGACGCTGAAGGCGCCCGCGATGGCGGAGTTCTTGGCCAGTGCGATGAGGGTGGAGCCGACCGGCGGGATCACCGACCGGAACGCCTGGGGCAGGATCACCAGACGGAGCGTCTGCCCGAAGGTCATGCCCAGGCTGCGGGCCGCCTCGCCCTGCCCCCGGGGCACCGTGTTGATGCCGGAGCGCAGCGCCTCGCAGATGAACGCGGAGGTGTAGCAGCCGAGGGCGAGGACCGCGAAGACCTTGAAGGGCAGCACCAGTCCGAAGCGGGGCAGGCCGAGCAGCACCGCGAAGAACAGGAGCGTGAGCGGGGTGTTGCGGAGCACGGTGACCCAGGCCGTGCCGAAGGCCCGCAGGGAGCCGACGGGCGCGACCCGGAAGGACGCCATGACGAAGCCGAGGAGCAGGGCCAGCGCCGAGGAGTAGACGGTCAGTTCGAGCGTGCCGAGGAAACCCTCGGCGTACGTGCGGAAGTTGTCGGTCAGTACGCTCATGCCGTCCTCGCTCAGCTCGCCGGACGGCGGTCGATCGGGGGCGGCGTCGGGGCGGGTACGCCGGACAGGCCGAGCGTCGCCTCGTACGCCTTCTTCCAGTCGCCGTTCTTCTCACGTGCCTCCAATGCGTCGTCCATCGCGAAGCGCAGGGCGGTGTCGCCGCGGGGGACGCCGATGCCGTACGGCTCCTTCGAGAAGGGCCTGCCGACGACCTTGAGTTCGCCGGGGGCCTTCGCCGCGTAGCCGATGAGGATGGCGTCGTCGGTGGTGACGGCGTCGACCTGGTAGGTGAGCAGGTTGTCGACGCAGACGGAGTAGGTGTCGTAGGCGACGAGGACCGCCTTCGGGTAGTCGGCCCTGATCCGCTGGTACGGCGTCGACCCGGCCGCCGAGCAGACGCGCTTGCCGGCGAGGTCCTGGGGGCCGTGGATGTCGTTCTCGTCGTGGCGGACGAGGAGGGACTGGCCCGCCATGTAGTACGGGCCGGCGAAGCCGACCAGCCGCTTGCGCTTGTCGTTGATGGTGTAGGTGCCGACGTAGTAGTCGATCTGGCCGTTCTGCAGGGCTGTCTCGCGGTTGGCGGAGGCGATGGTTCGGAAGCGGACGGTCTTCGGGGCGAGGCCGAGGGAGGCGGAGATCATCCTGGCGATCTCGACGTCGAAGCCCGAGTAGACGCCGGTGGCCGGGTCTCGCTCGCCGAGGTAGGGCTGGTCCTCCTTGGCGCCGACGACGAGGTGGCCGCGCTGCCTCGCCCGGGTCCAGGTCGGTGAGGCCGGCAGCCGGAAGCCCCGCGCGACCCGGTAGTCGGGGAGCGTGCCGGCCGCGGGGCCCTTCCGTGGCGGGCTGCCCTCCTTGCCGCAGCCGGCGACGCCGAACGCGGCACCGGCGCCGCTGATCAGCGCGGTGAACAGGGTCAGGGCGGCGGGCACACGGGGGGTACGGACCATGGGTGGTGCTCCCCGCTCAGTGCTTGAGGATCTTGGACAGGAAGTCCCTGGCGCGTTCGCTGCGCGGGGCGGTGAAGAACTCCTCCGGGGTGCGGTCCTCGACGATGCGGCCGTCGGCCATGAAGACGACCCGGTGTGCGGCGGAGCGGGCGAAGCCCATCTCATGGGTGACGACGACCATGGTCATGCCGTCCCGAGCGAGCTGCCGCATGACCTCAAGGACCTCGTTGATCATCTCGGGGTCGAGGGCGGAGGTCGGTTCGTCGAAGAGGAGGGCCTTGGGTTCCATAGCGAGGGCGCGGGCGATGGCGACGCGCTGCTGCTGGCCGCCGGAGAGCTGTGCGGGGTACTTCCCGGCGTGCGCCGACAGGCCGACCCGGTCGAGGAGTGCGCGCGAGTGCCGGTCGGCCTGTTCCCTCGGGCGCCCGCGGACCTTGATCTGGGCGAGGGAGACGTTCTGCAGGACCGTCTTGTGGGCGAACAGGTTGAAGGACTGGAAGACCATGCCGACCTCGGCACGGAGCCGCGCGAGGGCCTTGCCCTCCTGGGGCAGCGGCCTGCCGTCCAGCGTGATGGTCCCGGACTCGATGGTCTCCAGGCGGTTGATCGTCCGGCACAGCGTCGACTTCCCCGACCCCGAGGGGCCGATGACGACGACCACTTCTCCCTTGCCGACGGTGAGATCGACGTCCTGGAGGACATGGAGCTCGCCGTAGTACTTGTTGACGTCCCGCAGTTCGATCAGAGGATCGACGGCCATCCGCAGCCCTACCCGCTCTCAGCTGTGTCGTGGTTGCCGCAAACTATCCAGCCGGGAGTGGGCTTAAGGCACGACACGCACTTTTCGGGCATTAGCCGTATTTATGCCATCTTTATTGCCGCCCTGTCGCAGGGTGTGCCGCGGCTCAGGTCTCGGCGACCTCCGCGTAGAGCTGGGAGAGTTCGGGGACCCCGCTCGCGGCCCAGTCGTGGCCGGCCTCGACGACCTCGAACTCCCGCCCGGACGACAGCCGTACGACCGGCTCGCCGTCCGCCCGGATCTCCCACTCCGCGCCGGTCACGGTCCGGGTCAGGACGGTGCCCAGGTACAGGCCGGCGTCGGTGCCGAGCCAGGTCAGGGTCTCCTCGTCGTCCCGCCAGCGCGGGAGCAACTGGTCGAGGGCCTCCAGCGAGGCCGGGGTGTCGTCGAGCGTGACACCCTCCTCGGCCGCCTGGGCGCGCAGGAGCTCGCACTCGGCGAGCAGATCGGGGTCGGCGTGGTGGGGGACGTCACCGCTCTTGCCGTGCCTGTTGCCCAGGAAGGGGATGTTCATGGACCCAGGTTGACACTCACACCTCGAGGTCCACCACCACCGGAGCATGGTCGGAAGCGCCCTTTCCCTTGCGCTCCTCGCGGTCGACGTAGGCGTCCTTCACGGCTTTGCCGAATGCTTCGTTGCCGTACACCAGGTCGATGCGCATGCCGCGGTTCTTGGGGAAGGCGAGCTGGCGGTAGTCCCAGTAGGTGTAGGGGTGGTCGTACTTCAGCGGGCGCGGGACGACGTCGGCCAGGCCGGTCTCGCGCAGGGCGGTGAGGGCGGCGCGCTCGGCCGGGGTGACGTGGGTGAGTCCCTCGAAGGCGGCCACGTCGAAGACGTCGTCGTCCGTCGGCGCCACGTTGTAGTCGCCGAGTACCGCGAAGGGGCGGCTGCCGCCCGCGTCCCCGGCGACGGCGGCCTTCAGCGCCTCGAACCACTGGAGTTTGTAGGCGTAGTGCGGGTGGCCCACCTCGCGCCCGTTGGGCACGTACACCGACCAGACCCGGACCGGCCCGCAGGTCGCCGAGATCGCGCGGGGCTCGGGCGCGCCGTCGTAGCCCGGGTCGCCGGGCAGGCCCTTGACGACGTCCTCCAGGCCGACCTTCGACAGCACCGCCACGCCGTTCCACCGGCCGGTGGCGTGGACCGCCGCCTCGTAGCCCAGCTCGCGCAGCTGCTCGAACGGGAACTGTGCCTCGGCGACCTTGGCCTCCTGGAGGCAGAGCACGTCGGTGCCGCTGCTCTCCAGCCAGGCGAGGAGCCTCGGCAGGCGTGCGGTGATCGAGTTCACGTTCCAGGTCGCGATGCGCATGCTCCACAACTTACCGGGCGCCTCTGACAACGGGCCCTCGGCCGTCCGGCCCCGAACCTTCGGCCTCGCGTCCGCTCCCGCCTCGCGTCTCCTGCGGCCTCAGACGTCCGCCGAGGCCCCCGGCGCCAGCCGCTGGTGGTCCGCGCCGCCCAGGGCGCCGATCTGACGGTCGTAGATCGGCCGGGCGAGGTCGGTGAGCAGGGCGTCGTGGATGTCGTAGGCGCGCTGCGGCTTCACCTCGCGGACGTAGTCGATGACCTCGGAGATCTTGTTCCAGGGCGCCATCACGGGGAGCATCAGCGTCTCGACGGGGTGGCCGGGGACGGTGAGGGCGTCACCGGGGTGGAAGACCCTGCCGCCGTCGATCAGGTAGCCGACGTTGGTGATGCGCGGGATGTCCGGGTGGATCACCGCGTGCAGCTCGCCGTGCACCTGGACGTCGAAGCCGGCGGCGGTGAAGGTGTCGCCGTGGCCGACCGTGTGCACCCGGCCCGGGAAGGCCGCCGCGAGCTGGTCGGCGACGGACTTCAGGGTCCAGATCTCGGCGCCGGGGTTCGCGTCCAGCGCGGCCCGCAGCCGGCCTTCGTCGAAGTGGTCGGCGTGCTCGTGGGTGATCAGGATCGCCTCGGCGCCGACGGCCGCGTCCTGCTCGCTGAACCCGCCGGGGTCGAGGACGAGCGTGCGCCCGTCCTTCTCGAGGCGCACGCACGCGTGGGACTTCTTGGTGAGCTTCATGGTCACCATCCTGCCCCGCTCAGCCCTCGGGGGTGGTCTCCTCGCGGATGACCTGCTGGGCGACCCGGAACGCGCTGTTCGCGGCCGGCACCCCGCAGTACACCGCCGCCTGGAGCAGCACTTCCTTGATCTCGGCCGGGGTGAGGCCGTTGCGCAGCGCGGCCCGGACGTGGAAGCCCAGTTCCTCCAGATGGCCGCCCGCGACCAGCGCGGTGAGCGTGACGCAGCTGCGCGAGCGCCGGTCGAGGCCCGGCCGGTCCCAGATCTCGCCCCACGCGTAGCGGGTGACGAACTCCTGGAAGTCCCCGGAGAACTCGTCGGCCTGCGCCAGCGCCCGGTCCACGTGCGCGTCCCCGAGCACCTCCCGGCGGACCTTCAGCCCCGCCTCGTAGGGGTCGGGCCGCCCGAACGGCTGCGGCGCCACGACGGCCGGGGCGATCTCGGCGATCGGCGCCACCTGGGGCGCGACCTGCGGCACGGCCTGGGGCGCGGCGGCCAGCACCGGCTTGACGTGCGCGGCCGGGATGGCGATCTGTCCGGTGGCCGAGTCGTAGGCCGGCTGCCAGGCGGTGGAGAAGTGCCGTACCAGCAGGTCGGTGACGGCGGCGGGCTGCTCGACCGGGACCAGGTGGGAGGCGCCGGGCACGACCGCGAGCCGTGCGTCGGGGATCCCGGCGACCAGGGTGCGAGCCTCGGCCGGGCCGGTGATCTGGTCGTCGGAGCCGACCAGGACGAGCGTCGGTACGCCGACGCGGGCGAGCTCGTGCCGTACGTCGAAGCCGGCCAGCGCCTCGCAGGCGGCGAT
Coding sequences within:
- a CDS encoding amino acid ABC transporter ATP-binding protein, with the translated sequence MAVDPLIELRDVNKYYGELHVLQDVDLTVGKGEVVVVIGPSGSGKSTLCRTINRLETIESGTITLDGRPLPQEGKALARLRAEVGMVFQSFNLFAHKTVLQNVSLAQIKVRGRPREQADRHSRALLDRVGLSAHAGKYPAQLSGGQQQRVAIARALAMEPKALLFDEPTSALDPEMINEVLEVMRQLARDGMTMVVVTHEMGFARSAAHRVVFMADGRIVEDRTPEEFFTAPRSERARDFLSKILKH
- a CDS encoding glutamate ABC transporter substrate-binding protein, which encodes MVRTPRVPAALTLFTALISGAGAAFGVAGCGKEGSPPRKGPAAGTLPDYRVARGFRLPASPTWTRARQRGHLVVGAKEDQPYLGERDPATGVYSGFDVEIARMISASLGLAPKTVRFRTIASANRETALQNGQIDYYVGTYTINDKRKRLVGFAGPYYMAGQSLLVRHDENDIHGPQDLAGKRVCSAAGSTPYQRIRADYPKAVLVAYDTYSVCVDNLLTYQVDAVTTDDAILIGYAAKAPGELKVVGRPFSKEPYGIGVPRGDTALRFAMDDALEAREKNGDWKKAYEATLGLSGVPAPTPPPIDRRPAS
- a CDS encoding exodeoxyribonuclease III codes for the protein MRIATWNVNSITARLPRLLAWLESSGTDVLCLQEAKVAEAQFPFEQLRELGYEAAVHATGRWNGVAVLSKVGLEDVVKGLPGDPGYDGAPEPRAISATCGPVRVWSVYVPNGREVGHPHYAYKLQWFEALKAAVAGDAGGSRPFAVLGDYNVAPTDDDVFDVAAFEGLTHVTPAERAALTALRETGLADVVPRPLKYDHPYTYWDYRQLAFPKNRGMRIDLVYGNEAFGKAVKDAYVDREERKGKGASDHAPVVVDLEV
- the pcaC gene encoding 4-carboxymuconolactone decarboxylase; amino-acid sequence: MSETPPNTLQYRFDGPEDAPVLILGPSLGTTWHMWDRQIPELVQQWRVFRYDLPGHGGAPAHPAGSVAELTTRLLATLDSFGVQRFGYAGCALGGAVGVELALRHPERIASLALVAASPRFGTPDEFRQRGVIVRTNGLDPIARTSPERWFTGGFAAAQPAITEWAVQMVRTTDPGCYIAACEALAGFDVRHELARVGVPTLVLVGSDDQITGPAEARTLVAGIPDARLAVVPGASHLVPVEQPAAVTDLLVRHFSTAWQPAYDSATGQIAIPAAHVKPVLAAAPQAVPQVAPQVAPIAEIAPAVVAPQPFGRPDPYEAGLKVRREVLGDAHVDRALAQADEFSGDFQEFVTRYAWGEIWDRPGLDRRSRSCVTLTALVAGGHLEELGFHVRAALRNGLTPAEIKEVLLQAAVYCGVPAANSAFRVAQQVIREETTPEG
- a CDS encoding MBL fold metallo-hydrolase, whose translation is MKLTKKSHACVRLEKDGRTLVLDPGGFSEQDAAVGAEAILITHEHADHFDEGRLRAALDANPGAEIWTLKSVADQLAAAFPGRVHTVGHGDTFTAAGFDVQVHGELHAVIHPDIPRITNVGYLIDGGRVFHPGDALTVPGHPVETLMLPVMAPWNKISEVIDYVREVKPQRAYDIHDALLTDLARPIYDRQIGALGGADHQRLAPGASADV
- a CDS encoding DUF6278 family protein, whose protein sequence is MNIPFLGNRHGKSGDVPHHADPDLLAECELLRAQAAEEGVTLDDTPASLEALDQLLPRWRDDEETLTWLGTDAGLYLGTVLTRTVTGAEWEIRADGEPVVRLSSGREFEVVEAGHDWAASGVPELSQLYAEVAET
- a CDS encoding amino acid ABC transporter permease, translated to MTEATALYDIPGPVTRRRHAVYGVLAAAVLVALLAWILHLLLAAGQFTPTKWMPFAYEGIQKLLLRGLGNTLKAFATAAVLSLALGGLLATGRLSEHRPVRLLAVVVVEFFRAMPVLVMIFFVFVALKVQPLPALVAGLTLYNGSVLAEVFRSGVNSVERGQREAAFALGMRKTQVMSYVLAPQAVRAMLPAVISQLVVALKDTSLGYLITYEEFLHAGKLIASNLDYDLPFIPVVMVISPIYIGMCMLLSWFAGWVARRERHSPRTGAAEVAPAEPGTLLP
- a CDS encoding amino acid ABC transporter permease, producing MSVLTDNFRTYAEGFLGTLELTVYSSALALLLGFVMASFRVAPVGSLRAFGTAWVTVLRNTPLTLLFFAVLLGLPRFGLVLPFKVFAVLALGCYTSAFICEALRSGINTVPRGQGEAARSLGMTFGQTLRLVILPQAFRSVIPPVGSTLIALAKNSAIAGAFSVTELLGTYRTLSELGYNIVWIFVWIAVGYLIVTLAISALFHLMERIWGVAR